From Solanum lycopersicum chromosome 8, SLM_r2.1, the proteins below share one genomic window:
- the LOC138337877 gene encoding uncharacterized protein, producing the protein MLTYALLDYRTTVRTSIGATPYLLVYGTEAVKPAKVEISSLRNIQEDELSNAEWVSKGIDQLTLIHEKKMVVVYHGQLYRQRMIRAFHKRDEYKGKFAPNRQGSIMVCKVLSGGASVLLDMDGTA; encoded by the exons atgttgaCATATGCTTTATTGGATTATCGAACGACTGTCAGAACGTCGATAGGAGCTACACCATACTTGCTAGTGTATGGAACAGAAGCAGTCAAACCTGCTAAAGTTGAGATATCGTCCTTGAGAAACATACAAGAAGATGAACTGAGTAATGCTGAATGGGTCAGCAAGGGGATTGACCAGTTAACTTTGATTCATGAGAAGAAAATGGTTGTCGTCTATCATGGTCAACTATACCGACAAAGAATGATTCGTGCTTTccacaaaaga GATGAGTACAAAGGGAAATTTGCACCAAATCGACAAGGATCCATAATGGTTTGCAAGgtattatctggaggtgcttCGGTCTTGTTGGATATGGATGGCACCGCATAA